The following are from one region of the Gloeocapsopsis sp. IPPAS B-1203 genome:
- a CDS encoding ATP-dependent helicase, whose translation MADWQGGALAVSAVPGAGKSTGMAAAAALAIARYQLHARRQIVIVTFTRSAAANIKAKVRKYLREELSLPPTGFVVHTLHGLALNIATRHPDLSGLQLENATLITPNQGHRLIRTCVEQWIANHPRRYSQLLEGLYFDGEETERLRRQSVLRTDVLPDLAATAIHEAKSSGYQPQQLQKLSTQTTDDYGILEIAAGLYEQYENLMRSRDLIDYDDMILAALRVLENPNACKFEQNQVFAVFEDEAQDSTPLQTKLLEILASDPNTPEASPHLIRVGDPNQAINSTFTPADPIYFRAFCEECRSQNRLATMDQAGRSSQMIIEAANFTLNWVNQAYGSQNKQSVALPFRMQKIRPVADSDPQPDANPVPVGRGLELCTPRDIHHTAELIGKRLIELFGENPNSSAAILVRENRQGRWLVSELTPICREHNIPLYEVSESDRHSHVPAEILAMLQFLDRPHSSDYLKAALEVLVQRQLIPTQDLNALASVPEQFLYPGPLDPPSSEAALQARNLCCSMLRARMELPYYQLIAFIASELKYDQAELATADKLAERVSRQITGNSSSEAIFVLNEIVSSERFEPVETEEVEARYTRPGQVTIITMHKAKGLDWDYVFIPFLHENLIPGSFWIPPQVKFLGDFTLAEVARAQIRAALHEEFPLPNVTAASEQAKQLKTAEEYRLLYVAMTRAKRLLWMSAAQKAPFTWSKPENFETRSPCPVFPALKKQFPKSVVRSN comes from the coding sequence ATGGCAGATTGGCAGGGTGGTGCTTTAGCAGTCAGTGCAGTTCCAGGCGCGGGAAAGTCTACAGGAATGGCAGCAGCAGCGGCATTAGCGATCGCTCGTTACCAACTCCACGCCCGACGCCAGATCGTGATTGTCACGTTTACGCGTTCAGCGGCAGCTAATATCAAAGCCAAAGTGCGTAAATACCTGCGTGAAGAATTATCCTTACCTCCTACTGGGTTCGTTGTTCACACCCTCCACGGGCTTGCCTTAAATATTGCCACGCGTCATCCTGACTTATCAGGCTTACAGCTAGAGAATGCCACTCTGATTACACCTAATCAAGGTCATCGGTTAATTCGGACGTGCGTTGAGCAGTGGATTGCGAACCATCCGCGACGTTATTCTCAATTACTCGAAGGATTGTACTTTGATGGAGAAGAAACCGAAAGGTTACGTCGTCAATCGGTACTGCGAACCGACGTTTTACCGGATTTAGCTGCTACCGCGATTCATGAAGCAAAAAGTTCGGGCTATCAACCACAACAGCTACAGAAATTAAGCACGCAAACAACTGATGATTATGGAATTTTAGAAATTGCCGCTGGGTTGTACGAACAGTACGAAAATCTCATGCGATCGCGTGACTTGATCGACTACGACGACATGATTCTGGCAGCATTGCGCGTACTAGAAAACCCTAACGCTTGTAAGTTCGAGCAAAATCAAGTGTTTGCAGTATTTGAAGATGAAGCGCAAGACTCTACCCCACTACAAACCAAATTATTAGAAATTCTCGCTAGCGATCCTAATACTCCAGAAGCTTCTCCACACTTGATTCGTGTTGGCGATCCTAATCAAGCCATTAACTCAACGTTTACACCTGCTGACCCGATCTATTTTCGCGCCTTTTGTGAAGAGTGCCGATCTCAGAACCGACTAGCAACGATGGATCAAGCAGGTCGCAGTAGTCAAATGATTATTGAAGCTGCGAATTTCACTTTAAATTGGGTCAATCAGGCTTATGGAAGTCAGAACAAACAATCTGTTGCACTTCCATTTCGCATGCAAAAAATTCGACCTGTTGCTGATAGCGATCCGCAACCTGATGCAAATCCTGTCCCAGTTGGTCGTGGATTAGAACTATGCACACCACGAGATATCCACCACACAGCAGAATTAATTGGCAAACGTTTAATAGAGCTATTTGGAGAAAATCCCAACAGCAGTGCAGCGATTTTAGTCCGTGAAAACCGCCAGGGACGGTGGTTAGTGTCAGAACTGACACCAATTTGTCGCGAACATAACATACCACTTTATGAAGTCTCAGAAAGCGATCGCCACTCACACGTTCCGGCAGAAATTTTGGCAATGCTGCAATTTCTTGATCGCCCCCATTCTTCTGACTACTTAAAAGCCGCGCTAGAAGTTCTCGTCCAGCGTCAGCTGATTCCCACACAAGACCTCAATGCACTGGCGAGTGTCCCTGAACAATTTCTCTATCCTGGACCTTTAGATCCACCCTCATCTGAAGCGGCGCTACAAGCGCGGAACTTATGCTGCAGTATGCTGCGTGCGCGGATGGAGTTACCTTACTATCAACTAATTGCGTTTATCGCTTCTGAACTCAAATACGACCAAGCAGAACTAGCCACTGCTGACAAACTAGCTGAACGAGTTTCGCGACAAATTACTGGCAATAGTTCTAGTGAGGCAATATTTGTCTTGAATGAAATTGTCAGTTCTGAACGCTTTGAACCAGTCGAAACCGAAGAAGTTGAGGCACGCTACACTCGTCCTGGTCAAGTTACGATCATTACGATGCACAAAGCTAAAGGGCTAGACTGGGATTATGTGTTTATCCCGTTCTTACACGAAAACTTGATTCCTGGAAGTTTCTGGATACCACCGCAAGTTAAATTTCTCGGCGACTTTACGCTTGCAGAAGTCGCCCGTGCCCAAATTCGTGCTGCACTGCATGAAGAATTTCCTTTACCTAATGTTACGGCAGCAAGTGAACAAGCAAAACAACTCAAAACTGCTGAGGAATATCGTTTACTGTACGTTGCGATGACACGAGCTAAACGTTTATTGTGGATGTCGGCAGCTCAAAAAGCTCCTTTTACCTGGAGTAAACCAGAGAATTTTGAAACTCGATCGCCTTGTCCTGTGTTTCCGGCTTTGAAAAAGCAATTTCCCAAATCAGTTGTTAGAAGTAATTAG
- a CDS encoding glycosyltransferase family 39 protein has translation MTNSKHFHYFALIAVILVGGLLRFWHLDLKSFWLDEIITALFSLGRNYNDVPLNVVFPVEDLSQIFSFKAALSCPQIAANLATQSVHPPLFFCLLHSWVQIPCVSIVDRGLVWSLRSLPALFGVAAIAAIYWLNAIAFSRSAGLVAAAFMAVSPFAVYLSQEARHYTLPILLITLSLVGLTQIQKDLVQHKLRYFTWLGWIAVNCLGFYTHYFFILAFVAQVVTLLALMYSRRRSLSRYSFLAIAVSILVVVASFIPWLLAMLSHANRSETTWLSQSNPIAPIYQTLASWVLMLIALPVENQPWWIAIVVALVMILFSIWSAQLIFRGLKQLWHSPKTHLSTKMLLSFTIIVLLEMFVIVYFLGRDITIAPRYNFVYYPSFCALVGASLTVQNFKFQLPNAKYIVIVFGLISSIFVVNNLAFQKPFNPKLVAQNMNLEPTIPLMMVVGYETYQDVALGLSFALALEKIRDDRIPTHLAFFARSPGYEFVWQKLSTSLSPDATQLNLWVVASGLRRRAYPPQLTLSNKQCAIDTTQHYRIGIPYQLYRCN, from the coding sequence ATGACAAATTCTAAACATTTTCACTACTTTGCCTTGATTGCAGTCATTTTGGTTGGTGGGCTGCTGCGGTTTTGGCATCTAGATTTGAAGTCATTTTGGTTAGATGAAATTATTACAGCCTTATTCAGTCTGGGGCGAAACTACAATGACGTGCCTTTGAATGTTGTGTTTCCCGTAGAGGATCTGTCGCAAATTTTCAGTTTTAAGGCTGCGCTATCTTGCCCCCAGATTGCAGCAAATCTTGCTACTCAGTCTGTGCATCCACCACTATTTTTTTGTTTACTTCACAGTTGGGTACAAATACCTTGCGTCAGCATAGTGGATCGGGGTTTGGTGTGGAGTTTGCGATCGCTTCCGGCTTTATTTGGCGTTGCGGCGATCGCAGCAATTTACTGGCTGAATGCGATCGCCTTTTCACGCAGTGCAGGACTCGTAGCAGCAGCTTTTATGGCAGTTTCACCTTTTGCTGTGTATTTATCACAAGAAGCGCGTCATTATACATTGCCTATCCTGTTGATTACTTTATCACTCGTAGGACTAACCCAGATTCAAAAGGATTTAGTGCAACATAAGCTACGCTATTTTACTTGGTTGGGATGGATCGCGGTAAACTGTCTTGGTTTTTACACTCACTACTTTTTTATTCTGGCGTTCGTTGCTCAGGTAGTTACCTTACTTGCACTTATGTACTCGCGACGCCGTAGCTTGTCACGTTACAGCTTCTTAGCGATCGCTGTGTCAATTTTAGTGGTTGTCGCTAGCTTTATTCCGTGGTTGCTGGCGATGTTGAGTCACGCTAATCGTTCAGAAACAACATGGTTATCACAGTCAAATCCTATTGCTCCGATTTATCAAACCCTGGCTAGTTGGGTGCTAATGCTAATAGCGTTACCTGTGGAGAATCAGCCTTGGTGGATTGCAATTGTTGTCGCTTTGGTCATGATATTGTTCAGCATTTGGAGCGCACAGCTTATTTTCAGAGGTTTAAAGCAACTGTGGCATTCTCCAAAAACTCATTTATCAACAAAAATGCTATTGAGTTTTACAATAATTGTCTTACTAGAGATGTTCGTTATTGTTTACTTTTTAGGCAGAGATATCACAATTGCCCCGCGCTATAACTTTGTTTATTATCCTAGTTTTTGCGCTTTAGTAGGAGCAAGCCTGACTGTTCAAAATTTTAAATTCCAACTGCCTAATGCTAAGTATATTGTTATCGTTTTTGGGTTAATAAGTTCTATTTTTGTAGTGAATAATTTAGCTTTTCAAAAACCATTTAATCCTAAGCTTGTTGCTCAAAATATGAATTTAGAACCTACTATACCGCTGATGATGGTAGTAGGATATGAAACTTATCAAGATGTTGCCCTAGGATTAAGCTTCGCTTTAGCGTTAGAGAAAATCAGAGACGATCGCATTCCTACCCACTTGGCTTTTTTCGCGCGATCGCCAGGATATGAATTTGTTTGGCAAAAGCTGTCTACATCACTGTCACCCGATGCAACACAACTCAATTTGTGGGTAGTTGCTTCTGGATTAAGACGCCGTGCCTATCCTCCACAACTGACATTATCAAACAAGCAGTGTGCTATTGACACTACACAACACTACCGCATCGGTATTCCCTATCAGCTTTATCGCTGTAATTAG
- a CDS encoding Glu/Leu/Phe/Val dehydrogenase has protein sequence MVEASVLPLEAPSPAHICPFDQACSYLEQAAKELQLDPGLLAVLSHPRKVVTVSVPVKLDSGEVQVLAGHRVQHSDILGPYKGGIRYHPAVTLREVSALAMLMTWKCALLGIPYGGAKGGIALDPTRYSIGELERITRRYTSELTKDIGPEVDIPAPDMGTSAREMAWIMDTYSVNVGHAVPGVVTGKPISIGGSRGREQATGRGVMIVVREALAARGQSLVGARIAIQGFGNVGSAAALLLHEAGAKIIAVSTGSGGLFSEKGLDIPALKNYAVANRKRISGFAQGTPITNTELLTLPCDVLIPAALENQITEENAHQVQASIVAEAANAPVTLMAHRELEARGVTVLPDILTNAGGVVVSYLEWVQGLSYLFWDEQRVNREMEALMVNAYQQVIKQSQKRQVPLRLAAYTLGVGRIAQALSDRGLYP, from the coding sequence ATGGTAGAAGCATCAGTACTACCCTTAGAGGCTCCTTCTCCTGCACACATCTGTCCCTTCGATCAAGCGTGTAGTTATCTAGAGCAAGCAGCCAAAGAATTACAACTCGACCCAGGCTTGTTAGCAGTTCTCAGTCACCCCCGCAAAGTTGTCACTGTTTCAGTTCCTGTGAAATTAGATAGCGGTGAAGTGCAAGTACTTGCAGGACATCGAGTGCAGCATAGTGATATCTTGGGACCTTATAAAGGTGGAATTCGCTATCATCCAGCAGTCACACTGCGCGAAGTATCAGCTTTGGCAATGCTGATGACGTGGAAATGCGCGTTGCTAGGAATTCCCTATGGTGGTGCTAAGGGAGGAATCGCGTTAGATCCAACTCGTTATAGTATCGGAGAGTTAGAGCGAATTACGCGTCGTTATACCAGTGAGTTAACTAAAGATATTGGTCCAGAGGTGGACATCCCTGCGCCTGATATGGGAACTTCTGCCCGCGAAATGGCGTGGATTATGGATACCTACTCAGTCAATGTCGGTCATGCAGTTCCAGGTGTTGTTACGGGTAAGCCAATTTCAATTGGTGGTTCGAGAGGGCGCGAACAGGCAACAGGACGGGGAGTAATGATCGTCGTGCGAGAAGCTTTAGCAGCACGAGGTCAGTCGCTGGTAGGAGCAAGAATTGCCATTCAAGGGTTTGGTAATGTTGGTAGCGCTGCAGCATTATTACTCCATGAAGCCGGAGCGAAAATTATTGCAGTTTCCACAGGTTCTGGTGGTCTTTTTTCAGAAAAAGGTTTAGATATTCCAGCATTAAAAAACTATGCAGTAGCAAACCGCAAGCGAATTTCTGGTTTTGCCCAAGGAACTCCAATTACAAATACGGAATTATTAACTTTGCCTTGTGATGTGTTGATTCCAGCAGCGTTAGAAAATCAAATCACTGAAGAAAATGCACATCAAGTCCAAGCATCAATTGTGGCAGAAGCAGCAAACGCACCCGTAACATTAATGGCACATAGGGAATTAGAAGCGCGGGGTGTCACTGTGCTACCAGATATTTTGACGAATGCTGGGGGAGTTGTTGTCAGTTACCTAGAGTGGGTGCAAGGACTTTCTTACCTATTTTGGGACGAACAGCGCGTCAATCGGGAAATGGAAGCATTGATGGTTAATGCTTATCAGCAAGTCATCAAACAGTCGCAAAAGCGGCAAGTTCCATTACGGTTAGCTGCCTATACTTTAGGCGTGGGTCGCATTGCCCAAGCACTAAGCGATCGCGGTTTGTATCCTTAG